CTCATTGGGCTGGCCATCCTCTGGTCGCCGATCGCGATGTCGCAATCTCCCGCGGAAACTTCCTAGCTGGCCGGGCCGCCGGCGGGTGGATGCGGCGCGTGATGCGCTTCCAGCCGCGCCCGCCGTATTTCCTCCACGTCTCCCATCAGGATCACCACCGTGCCCGCCTGCAGCGCGAGGTTATCCGGCGGGTTCACCTGGAAATCGTGCGAGTGCTCGCTGGTGCCGGTCTTCACGGCCAGCGGCAGCAGGTGGTAGCGGGCGCGAAATTGCAGCTCCTCCAGGCACTTGCCGACCCACGGCGAAGTCACCGGAACGACGATTTCGTCGATGCGCAAGGTGCGCGATTTTTCGCGCAGCATCAGGTCCAGAAAGCTGGTGACGTGCGGACGCAGCGCCTCGCTGGCCAATCGCATGCCGCCGATCGCGTTGGGCGACACGGCGGTATTGGCGCCGGCGCGCAGCATGCGGTCGGCAAATTTCACGTCGGCGCAGCGCGCCACGATGCGCACCTTGGGATTCTTCTGCCGCACCATGACGGTTGTCACCAGGTTGTCTTTATCGCTGGCTACGGCGGCAATCACGCACTTGGCGCGGTCCAACCCGGCGGCGTCCAGCACGCTCTCCTCGGTGGCGTCGCCGATGACGTACAGGATTTCCTTGTACCGTCCGCTTTCGTGTTCCTTGAAGCGCGCGATGTTTTCTTCCTGGCCCTCGATCACCAGGAACGGCGTGTTGGTCTTGTGGAATTCCTCGACCGCGTAGCGCCCGGTATCGCCCAGGCCGCACACGATGAAGTGGTCTTTCAGTGCCTGGATGCGCTTCTGCATGGTACGTCTCCAGAACAGGTTGTGAATCTCTCCCTCGACCAGGAACGCGGTGACCACGGAAAATACGTACACCGTGATCATCACGCCCACGCTCACGACGAACATGTTGAAGACGCGCAGCGCGGGATTGTGGCTGGTGTCGATGATCTCGCCGTAGCCCACCCCGGCCAGCGTGATCACCGCCATGTAC
This DNA window, taken from Terriglobia bacterium, encodes the following:
- a CDS encoding potassium channel protein, translated to MNIRRRLLYAILALTTMTAIAVTGYRALGGPGVTFLQSLYMAVITLAGVGYGEIIDTSHNPALRVFNMFVVSVGVMITVYVFSVVTAFLVEGEIHNLFWRRTMQKRIQALKDHFIVCGLGDTGRYAVEEFHKTNTPFLVIEGQEENIARFKEHESGRYKEILYVIGDATEESVLDAAGLDRAKCVIAAVASDKDNLVTTVMVRQKNPKVRIVARCADVKFADRMLRAGANTAVSPNAIGGMRLASEALRPHVTSFLDLMLREKSRTLRIDEIVVPVTSPWVGKCLEELQFRARYHLLPLAVKTGTSEHSHDFQVNPPDNLALQAGTVVILMGDVEEIRRARLEAHHAPHPPAGGPAS